Proteins encoded together in one Argiope bruennichi chromosome 1, qqArgBrue1.1, whole genome shotgun sequence window:
- the LOC129967733 gene encoding cell adhesion molecule Dscam2-like: MWTRSVILPWILFIFIYRSVLCQELPKLNPLSLPESLSINSRARLLCVASSGDQPIDFQWLKDGVLLSYGKIEQLDEWTSSLTINPLSLEHIGNYTCKASNSFGTNYVTSPLFVTAPPRWVIEPTNLQIRAGKSAILHCSAEGSPKVKISWKRKSESQQNLVSVLSGDNFRVYENGSLLISNAQKSKSGTYECEAFNGIGSGLQKRIELIVFESPTVERIVDHVIVERGQTAYLSCLARGDPPLSFEWLRDHRSLSDRPGVSERISFSELPSLENTQFTIAIINAKPTDEGLYSCLARNEFGSDEKDVRLMLVERPKPPQFVEVADIWSSSVRIKWRPADNGNSPILSYTVEYWRNPGGHWNITVSSSSTTAILRGLKPFTTYSFHIWASNSVGDSDPSQQGQFTTAKEEPSATPVNVKVEDKGSKFVRISWEPPPQAEWNGELLGYYVGYKQKTSDLPYTFNTVEADETNSYHYMLRGLRPGTEYLITVRAFNEVGSGPSSEDILIRTHDKESLPHPTLLIQDIGSTFIQVKWNTVDEFKSSISGYTIHYRKNGNKWNEISIPDAYQHAYTLTNLDPAVPYQIYVTSHGYTGVSEPSEIATIRTSPEAIFQPTPPSSQVQPAAVDDVTQILYIVVPVAVATVIIVIVIVSACVYVYSKRPLPPLHTYGDLPASKNFSYMHTAPRQRDIPITISGNNVMRYGSPYSTVPLTRPEQEDDEPIYESVVGDTLRKIKERSFDDDFKISNATIV; the protein is encoded by the exons aacTCCCCAAACTGAACCCATTGTCTTTACCAGAATCTTTATCTATTAATTCTCGAGCAAGGCTGCTATGTGTAGCTTCTTCGGGAGATCAGCCTATTGATTTTCAATGGCTGAAAGATGGTGTACTTTTATCATATGGGAAAATTGAACAATTAGATGAATGGACATCTTCTCTTACAATTAATCCTTTGAGCTTAGAACATATTGGGAATTATACATGTAAAGCTTCCAACAGTTTTGGAACGAATTATGTTACTTCTCCCTTATTTGTTACTG ctcCCCCACGATGGGTTATCGAGCCTACTAATCTGCAGATTCGAGCAGGAAAGAGCGCAATTCTACATTGTAGTGCAGAAGGCTCACCTAAAGTAAAGATTTCTTGGAAGAGAAAGTCAG AATCTCAGCAAAATCTTGTAAGTGTCCTTTCTGGTGACAATTTTCGTGTATATGAGAATGGAAGTCTATTAATATCCAATGCACAAAAATCGAAAAGTGGAACATATGAGTGCGAAGCATTTAATGGCATTGGAAGTGGACTGCAAAAACGAATAGAGTTGATTGTATTTG aatctCCCACTGTTGAGCGAATTGTTGACCATGTCATTGTCGAACGAGGTCAGACTGCTTATTTGTCTTGTTTGGCAAGAGGTGATCCACCATTGTCATTTGAGTGGTTGAGAGATCATAGGTCATTAAGTGATAGACCTGGAGTATCTGAAAG GATATCATTTTCTGAATTGCCTAGCTTAGAAAATACCCAATTTACTATTGCCATTATTAACGCCAAGCCAACTGATGAAGGTTTATATTCATGCTTAGCAAGAAATGAGTTTGGATCTGATGAGAAAGATGTCCGGCTTATGCTTGTTG AACGACCAAAGCCTCCTCAATTTGTTGAGGTAGCTGATATTTGGAGCAGTAGTGTTCGTATTAAATGGCGTCCTGCTGACAATGGAAATAGTCCCATTCTAAGTTACACTGTGGAATACTGGAGAAATCCAG gTGGTCATTGGAATATAACTGTTTCAAGTTCATCTACAACAGCCATTCTAAGAGGTTTGAAACCTTTTACAACTTACAGCTTTCATATTTGGGCTAGTAATAGTGTTGGAGATAGTGATCCTTCTCAACAAGGCCAATTTACAACTGCCAAAGAAG AACCCTCTGCTACACCTGTAAATGTTAAAGTGGAAGATAAGGGATCAAAGTTTGTTAGAATATCATGGGAG ccTCCACCTCAAGCAGAATGGAATGGAGAATTACTTGGCTACTATGTTGGTTACAAACAAAAAACATCAGATCTGCCTTATACTTTCAACACTGTTGAAGCTGATGAAACAAATTCTTATCATTATATGTTGAGGGGTTTACGCCCTGGCACTGAGTATTTGATAACTGTCCGTGCATTTAATGAAGTCGGAAGTGGCCCTTCTAGTGAAGACATTTTGATCCGAACACATGATAAAG aaTCTTTACCTCATCCAACACTTCTTATACAAGATATTGGCTCCACCTTCATTCAAGTGAAATGGAATACAGTTGATGAATTTAAATCATCTATATCAg gctATACCATTCACTATcgtaaaaatggaaataagtgGAATGAAATATCCATTCCAGATGCTTATCAGCATGCTTATACACTCACTAATTTAGATCCTGCTGTACCTTATCAGATTTATGTGACATCTCATGGCTATACCGGAGTGAGTGAACCTAGTGAAATTGCCACTATTCGCACTTCCCCAGAAGCAATTT tTCAACCTACTCCTCCTTCTTCCCAAGTTCAGCCTGCTGCTGTAGATGATGTAACCCAGATTTTATATATAGTTGTTCCTGTTGCAGTGGCCACTGTTATTATTGTGATTGTCATTGTGTCAGCTTGTGTTTATGTATATTCTAAAAGACCTTTGCCACCATTACATACTTATGGAG atttgccTGCATCAAAGAATTTCAGCTATATGCACACAGCGCCACGTCAGCGAGATATACCAATTACAATATCTGGCAACAATGTTATGAGGTATGGTTCACCATACTCTACTGTGCCTTTGACTAGACCAGAGCAGGAGGATGATGAACCAATTTATGAATCTGTTGTTGGTGACACTTTGAGAAAAATCAAAGAA cGTTCCTttgatgatgattttaaaataagcaatgctaccattgtttaa